A part of Desulfovibrio sp. Fe33 genomic DNA contains:
- a CDS encoding FprA family A-type flavoprotein: protein MRPVEIKDGIHWIGAVDWNRRDFHGYSKAHKGTTYNNFLIVDEKVTLVDTVAEEFWGTLQCNVAQVLGDRKIDYFVINHLEPDHAGSLALAVEKYQPEKIYTSPMGQKSMMAHFKYKDWPVEVVPTGTEIKLGKRTLHFIETRMLHWPDSMLTYCPEAKLVFTNDAFGQNWATSERWADQVDRYRLEELMANYYANIVLPYSPVVIKTLAAIKEMGLEIDTICPDHGLMFRGDDCAWAMNKYQEFAEQKPKNKAVIVFDTMWHSTEKMAEAIASGLADEGVSVRVMCMKNNHHSDVMAEVFDAAAVIVGSPTHNNGILPLMADMLTYMKGLRPQNKIGSAIGSYGWSGECVKILTKWLEDMNMEVFDPIKTQFVPDHDVLGKCYEHGKQLAAAIKAKLA, encoded by the coding sequence ATGAGACCTGTTGAAATCAAGGACGGCATCCACTGGATCGGTGCGGTCGACTGGAACCGCCGCGACTTCCACGGCTATTCCAAAGCGCACAAGGGCACCACCTACAACAACTTTCTTATCGTGGACGAGAAGGTGACCCTGGTCGACACCGTGGCCGAAGAGTTCTGGGGAACCCTCCAGTGCAACGTCGCCCAGGTGCTCGGCGACCGGAAGATCGACTACTTCGTCATCAACCACCTGGAACCCGATCACGCGGGCAGCCTGGCCTTGGCCGTGGAAAAATACCAGCCCGAAAAGATCTACACCTCCCCCATGGGCCAGAAGTCCATGATGGCCCACTTCAAGTACAAGGATTGGCCCGTCGAGGTCGTGCCCACCGGCACCGAGATCAAGCTCGGCAAGCGGACCCTTCACTTCATCGAAACCCGTATGCTCCACTGGCCGGACTCCATGCTGACCTACTGCCCCGAAGCGAAGCTGGTCTTCACCAATGACGCCTTCGGACAGAACTGGGCCACCTCCGAGCGCTGGGCCGACCAGGTCGACCGCTACCGCCTGGAAGAGCTGATGGCCAACTACTACGCCAACATCGTCCTGCCGTACTCTCCCGTGGTCATCAAGACCCTGGCCGCCATCAAGGAAATGGGCCTGGAGATCGACACCATCTGCCCGGACCACGGCCTGATGTTCCGTGGAGACGACTGCGCCTGGGCCATGAACAAGTACCAGGAGTTCGCGGAGCAGAAGCCCAAGAACAAGGCGGTCATCGTTTTCGACACCATGTGGCATTCCACCGAGAAGATGGCCGAGGCCATCGCTTCCGGTCTGGCCGACGAGGGCGTGTCCGTGCGCGTCATGTGCATGAAGAACAACCATCACTCCGATGTCATGGCCGAGGTCTTTGACGCCGCCGCCGTGATCGTCGGCTCCCCGACCCACAACAACGGCATCCTGCCGCTCATGGCCGACATGCTGACCTACATGAAGGGCCTGCGGCCGCAGAACAAGATCGGCTCCGCCATCGGCTCCTACGGTTGGTCCGGTGAATGCGTGAAGATCCTGACCAAGTGGCTCGAAGACATGAACATGGAAGTCTTCGACCCGATCAAGACCCAGTTCGTCCCCGATCACGACGTGCTCGGCAAGTGCTACGAACACGGCAAGCAGCTCGCCGCCGCCATCAAGGCCAAGCTGGCGTAG